In Drosophila teissieri strain GT53w chromosome 2R, Prin_Dtei_1.1, whole genome shotgun sequence, the following proteins share a genomic window:
- the LOC122613977 gene encoding uncharacterized protein LOC122613977 isoform X2, whose product MVTDAQDTVAPKTSSTKEVQCQHSGTLDEPQAQEPSPPTTASLATPKSGRVGIFNAEDFLSRAQLNDKINNILRSPTKAPNGVRQRSVFTNNNPSPQATMRLVSSMNSPLAPRLSSLSLSGGMKRGLERGSSSSSMGNSASVGTSTAVLAKECSSQTSSCGRSYMHLGMHAAPHSGFGVLPQTGAGYEAIGLDMDAANITRSGKSLTGRFNTGYGYEVDGAYCMFPSPMPPPPYALGRVSSRTFEFDNNTPPPCPGSGPIAMSNGTIQLRLREGVRIDMTLDKAVRVLNQRSMVAVALSRNCSNSALIHPNGRILQSGSKVEIVTYDGMKANNFVRYAKMWYKGVSFTSESCALIYLVDTAGTHTTTDTFTDLTKDYTLAVFYDDSRHGPSFMSDAHDVIANSTYNCAEDGTEVYDINGFRITQAADGLVKVTRQHNKCLIRTSPGNGSATLTTPGIHCTASLGKTSHLFVRRNEKRMHFDGSCFIVRNAGHSAGFNENNLLIVY is encoded by the exons ATGGTTACCGACGCCCAGGACACCGTTGCACCCAAGACCAGCAGCACCAAGGAGGTGCAGTGCCAGCACTCCGGCACCCTGGATGAGCCCCAGGCCCAGGAGCCGTCGCCACCGACCACCGCCTCCCTGGCCACGCCCAAGAGCGGCCGCGTGGGCATCTTCAATGCGGAGGACTTTCTGTCACGCGCCCAGTTGAACGACAAGATCAACAACATCCTGCGCTCGCCCACCAAGGCGCCCAATGGTGTGCGCCAGCGTTCCGTGTTCACCAACAACAATCCGTCGCCG CAAGCCACCATGCGCTTGGTGTCGTCGATGAACAGCCCTTTGGCACCACGCCTCAGCAGCCTGTCGCTGAGCGGTGGCATGAAGCGCGGCCTGGAgcgcggcagcagcagcagcagcatgggCAACAGCGCCAGCGTGGGCACCAGCACCGCCGTCCTGGCCAAGGAGTGCTCCAGCCAGACGAGCAGCTGCGGCCGCAGCTACATGCACCTGGGCATGCATGCAGCACCGCACTCCGGCTTCGGTGTCCTGCCGCAGACTGGTGCTGGCTACGAGGCCATTGGCCTGGACATGGATGCCGCCAACATTACGCGCAGCGGCAAGAGTCTCACCGGTCGCTTCAACACTGGCTATGGCTACGAGGTGGATGGAGCCTACTGCATG TTCCCATCGCCAATGCCGCCACCACCCTACGCCCTGGGCCGCGTCAGCTCGCGCACCTTTGAGTTCGACAACAACACACCACCGCCGTGTCCAGGATCTGGACCCATCGCCATGTCCAATGGCACCATCCAGCTGCGCCTGCGCGAGGGCGTTCG CATCGACATGACCCTGGACAAGGCTGTGCGTGTGCTCAACCAGCGCAGCATGGTGGCCGTCGCCTTGTCgcgcaactgcagcaactcGGCGCTCATCCATCCCAATGGTAGGATCCTGCAGAGCGGCTCCAAGGTGGAGATCGTCACCTACGACGGCATGAAGGCCAATAACTTTGT TCGCTATGCCAAAATGTGGTACAAAGGCGTCAGCTTCACCAGCGAGTCCTGTGCGCTCATCTATCTGGTGGACACAGCTGGCACACACACCACCACCGATACCTTCACCGACCTGACCAAGGACTACACACTGGCCGTGTTCTATGA CGATTCGCGCCACGGCCCATCCTTTATGTCCGATGCCCACGACGTAATCGCCAACTCCACCTACAACTGCGCCGAGGACGGCACCGAGGTGTACGACATCAATGGATTCCGCATCACGCAGGCGGCCGACGGCCTGGTGAAGGTCACCCGCCAGCACAACAAGTGCCTGATTCGCACCAGTCCGGGCAACGGATCCGCCACCCTGACCACACCCGGCATCCACTGCACGGCATCGCTGGGCAAGACCTCGCACCTGTTCGTCCG TCGTAATGAGAAGCGCATGCATTTCGACGGGTCCTGTTTCATTGTACGCAACGCTGGTCACTCGGCCGGATTCAATGAAAACAACCTGCTGATTGTCTACTAA
- the LOC122613977 gene encoding uncharacterized protein LOC122613977 isoform X1 — translation MVTDAQDTVAPKTSSTKEVQCQHSGTLDEPQAQEPSPPTTASLATPKSGRVGIFNAEDFLSRAQLNDKINNILRSPTKAPNGVRQRSVFTNNNPSPQATMRLVSSMNSPLAPRLSSLSLSGGMKRGLERGSSSSSMGNSASVGTSTAVLAKECSSQTSSCGRSYMHLGMHAAPHSGFGVLPQTGAGYEAIGLDMDAANITRSGKSLTGRFNTGYGYEVDGAYCMPQAHHTQQFPSPMPPPPYALGRVSSRTFEFDNNTPPPCPGSGPIAMSNGTIQLRLREGVRIDMTLDKAVRVLNQRSMVAVALSRNCSNSALIHPNGRILQSGSKVEIVTYDGMKANNFVRYAKMWYKGVSFTSESCALIYLVDTAGTHTTTDTFTDLTKDYTLAVFYDDSRHGPSFMSDAHDVIANSTYNCAEDGTEVYDINGFRITQAADGLVKVTRQHNKCLIRTSPGNGSATLTTPGIHCTASLGKTSHLFVRRNEKRMHFDGSCFIVRNAGHSAGFNENNLLIVY, via the exons ATGGTTACCGACGCCCAGGACACCGTTGCACCCAAGACCAGCAGCACCAAGGAGGTGCAGTGCCAGCACTCCGGCACCCTGGATGAGCCCCAGGCCCAGGAGCCGTCGCCACCGACCACCGCCTCCCTGGCCACGCCCAAGAGCGGCCGCGTGGGCATCTTCAATGCGGAGGACTTTCTGTCACGCGCCCAGTTGAACGACAAGATCAACAACATCCTGCGCTCGCCCACCAAGGCGCCCAATGGTGTGCGCCAGCGTTCCGTGTTCACCAACAACAATCCGTCGCCG CAAGCCACCATGCGCTTGGTGTCGTCGATGAACAGCCCTTTGGCACCACGCCTCAGCAGCCTGTCGCTGAGCGGTGGCATGAAGCGCGGCCTGGAgcgcggcagcagcagcagcagcatgggCAACAGCGCCAGCGTGGGCACCAGCACCGCCGTCCTGGCCAAGGAGTGCTCCAGCCAGACGAGCAGCTGCGGCCGCAGCTACATGCACCTGGGCATGCATGCAGCACCGCACTCCGGCTTCGGTGTCCTGCCGCAGACTGGTGCTGGCTACGAGGCCATTGGCCTGGACATGGATGCCGCCAACATTACGCGCAGCGGCAAGAGTCTCACCGGTCGCTTCAACACTGGCTATGGCTACGAGGTGGATGGAGCCTACTGCATG CCACAGGCACATCACACCCAGCAGTTCCCATCGCCAATGCCGCCACCACCCTACGCCCTGGGCCGCGTCAGCTCGCGCACCTTTGAGTTCGACAACAACACACCACCGCCGTGTCCAGGATCTGGACCCATCGCCATGTCCAATGGCACCATCCAGCTGCGCCTGCGCGAGGGCGTTCG CATCGACATGACCCTGGACAAGGCTGTGCGTGTGCTCAACCAGCGCAGCATGGTGGCCGTCGCCTTGTCgcgcaactgcagcaactcGGCGCTCATCCATCCCAATGGTAGGATCCTGCAGAGCGGCTCCAAGGTGGAGATCGTCACCTACGACGGCATGAAGGCCAATAACTTTGT TCGCTATGCCAAAATGTGGTACAAAGGCGTCAGCTTCACCAGCGAGTCCTGTGCGCTCATCTATCTGGTGGACACAGCTGGCACACACACCACCACCGATACCTTCACCGACCTGACCAAGGACTACACACTGGCCGTGTTCTATGA CGATTCGCGCCACGGCCCATCCTTTATGTCCGATGCCCACGACGTAATCGCCAACTCCACCTACAACTGCGCCGAGGACGGCACCGAGGTGTACGACATCAATGGATTCCGCATCACGCAGGCGGCCGACGGCCTGGTGAAGGTCACCCGCCAGCACAACAAGTGCCTGATTCGCACCAGTCCGGGCAACGGATCCGCCACCCTGACCACACCCGGCATCCACTGCACGGCATCGCTGGGCAAGACCTCGCACCTGTTCGTCCG TCGTAATGAGAAGCGCATGCATTTCGACGGGTCCTGTTTCATTGTACGCAACGCTGGTCACTCGGCCGGATTCAATGAAAACAACCTGCTGATTGTCTACTAA
- the LOC122613978 gene encoding uncharacterized protein LOC122613978 isoform X2, producing MRNSSKVMSFQRDCQDKPLMQYGNKPDETFRTYFTSCQQDRCNGHDGRIRNSTNSNGSWGSAIHNAIVPGKSSAQVVALSPCLPLLLTIMALCQLP from the exons ATG CGCAACTCGAGCAAGGTGATGTCCTTTCAGCGCGACTGCCAGGACAAACCGCTG ATGCAGTATGGCAATAAGCCAGATGAAACGTTTCGCACTTACTTCACATCCTGCCAGCAGGACCGCTGCAATGGACACGATGGTCGGATTAGGAACTCGACTAACTCGAATGGCAGTTGGGGCAGCGCCATACACAACGCTATTGTTCCTGGAAAAAGTTCTGCTCAGGTCGTGGCTCTTAGTCCTTGCTTACCTTTACTTTTGACTATCATGGCACTTTGCCAGCTTCCATAA
- the LOC122613978 gene encoding uncharacterized protein LOC122613978 isoform X1 encodes MNPPHGLSKSVLFTVLGVVLMSAALSHALDCYVCTYLAGYSDTSCLKNASAVTVLNCTKKYCVTVRVEMRRNSSKVMSFQRDCQDKPLMQYGNKPDETFRTYFTSCQQDRCNGHDGRIRNSTNSNGSWGSAIHNAIVPGKSSAQVVALSPCLPLLLTIMALCQLP; translated from the exons ATGAATCCGCCGCACGGACTGTCAAAATCCGTACTCTTCACGGTGCTCGGCGTCGTCTTAATGTCAGCAGCTCTCTCGCATG CGCTCGATTGCTATGTGTGCACGTATTTGGCTGGGTACAGTGATACCTCCTGCCTGAAGAACGCCAGTGCCGTTACCGTGCTCAACTGCACCAAGAAGTACTGTGTGACAGTGCGCGTGGAAATGCGG CGCAACTCGAGCAAGGTGATGTCCTTTCAGCGCGACTGCCAGGACAAACCGCTG ATGCAGTATGGCAATAAGCCAGATGAAACGTTTCGCACTTACTTCACATCCTGCCAGCAGGACCGCTGCAATGGACACGATGGTCGGATTAGGAACTCGACTAACTCGAATGGCAGTTGGGGCAGCGCCATACACAACGCTATTGTTCCTGGAAAAAGTTCTGCTCAGGTCGTGGCTCTTAGTCCTTGCTTACCTTTACTTTTGACTATCATGGCACTTTGCCAGCTTCCATAA